In a single window of the Streptacidiphilus sp. P02-A3a genome:
- a CDS encoding HSP90 family protein gives MSPNEIPSDSPANAHTFQVDLRGLVDLLSHHLYSSPRVYLRELLQNAVDAISARQALDPAAPARITVRADGELTVTDTGIGLTEADVHTFLATIGRSSKRDAEGRLDGTGLASARGDFIGQFGIGLLACFVVADEITVVTRSAAAPDAPVIEWRGSSDGRYTIRTLPAGAQPQPGTTVRLAPRADAAQWTRADQVVALARDFGSLLRHEVTVVDGSGSETRINRTPPWAAAHGSPLARREALTEYCRTTFDFTPLDCIDLDLPVAGLSGVAYVLPDAVPPSRRAGHRVHLKGMLLSDKADELLPDWAFFVRCVVDTDSLRPTASREGLYADETLAAVRDALGGRIRDWLTGLSASDPALLHRFLGVHHLAVKALARHDDELLRMLLPWLPFETTDGRVTLDEFARAHPVILVTRTVEEFRQVAPVAGAAGLGVVNGGYTYDRDLVHRLPEIRPGSSVADLDPGTVTAHLDAVDPSVELAAAAFLGIAREVVGRFDCDVALRTFHPAGAPALLLDDREARHERTRAQLADDADGLWADILGSLRAATPRAQLVLNHLNPLVRRAASITHRELAVTAVEALYGQALLLTRRPLRSSESALLNRSFISLLDHAMLGHETAAPGKDA, from the coding sequence GTGTCCCCCAACGAAATCCCGTCGGACAGCCCCGCCAACGCGCACACCTTCCAGGTGGACCTGCGCGGTCTGGTGGACCTGCTGTCCCACCACCTCTACTCCAGCCCCCGGGTGTACCTGCGCGAACTGCTGCAGAACGCGGTGGACGCGATCTCCGCCCGGCAGGCGCTCGACCCGGCGGCGCCGGCCCGGATCACCGTCCGCGCCGACGGTGAACTCACCGTCACCGACACCGGCATCGGCCTGACCGAGGCCGACGTGCACACCTTCCTGGCCACCATCGGCCGCAGCTCCAAGCGCGACGCCGAGGGGCGGCTGGACGGCACCGGGCTGGCCTCGGCGCGCGGCGACTTCATCGGGCAGTTCGGCATCGGCCTGCTGGCCTGCTTCGTGGTGGCCGACGAGATCACCGTGGTCACCCGCTCCGCCGCCGCCCCGGACGCCCCGGTGATCGAGTGGCGCGGCAGCTCCGACGGCCGGTACACCATCCGCACCCTGCCCGCCGGGGCGCAGCCGCAGCCGGGGACCACCGTCCGGCTGGCGCCGCGCGCCGACGCCGCCCAGTGGACCCGCGCCGACCAGGTGGTGGCGCTGGCCCGGGACTTCGGCAGCCTGCTGCGGCACGAGGTGACCGTGGTCGACGGCAGCGGGAGCGAGACCCGGATCAACCGGACGCCGCCGTGGGCCGCCGCGCACGGCTCCCCGCTGGCCCGGCGCGAGGCGCTGACCGAGTACTGCCGGACGACGTTCGACTTCACCCCGCTCGACTGCATCGACCTGGACCTGCCGGTCGCCGGGCTCAGCGGGGTGGCGTACGTGCTGCCGGACGCCGTGCCGCCGTCGCGGCGGGCCGGGCACCGGGTGCACCTGAAGGGCATGCTGCTCTCCGACAAGGCCGATGAACTGCTGCCGGACTGGGCGTTCTTCGTCCGCTGCGTGGTGGACACCGACAGCCTGCGGCCGACCGCCTCCCGCGAGGGGCTGTACGCCGACGAGACGCTGGCGGCGGTGCGGGACGCCCTGGGCGGGCGCATCCGGGACTGGCTGACCGGCCTGTCCGCCAGCGATCCGGCGCTGCTGCACCGCTTCCTCGGGGTGCACCACCTGGCGGTGAAGGCGCTGGCCCGCCACGACGACGAACTGCTGCGGATGCTGCTGCCGTGGCTGCCGTTCGAGACCACCGACGGCCGGGTCACCCTGGACGAGTTCGCCCGCGCCCACCCGGTGATCCTGGTCACCCGTACCGTCGAGGAGTTCCGCCAGGTGGCGCCGGTGGCGGGCGCGGCGGGCCTGGGCGTGGTCAACGGCGGCTACACCTACGACCGCGACCTGGTGCACCGGCTGCCGGAGATCCGCCCCGGCAGTTCGGTGGCCGACCTGGACCCGGGCACGGTCACCGCGCACCTGGACGCGGTCGACCCCTCGGTCGAACTCGCCGCCGCCGCGTTCCTCGGCATCGCCCGCGAGGTGGTCGGCCGCTTCGACTGCGATGTGGCGCTGCGCACCTTCCACCCGGCCGGTGCCCCGGCGCTGCTGCTGGACGACCGGGAGGCCAGGCACGAGCGCACCCGCGCCCAACTCGCGGACGACGCCGACGGGTTGTGGGCCGACATCCTGGGTTCGCTGCGCGCCGCGACACCCCGGGCGCAGCTGGTGCTGAACCACCTGAACCCGCTGGTCCGCCGGGCCGCCTCGATCACCCACCGGGAACTCGCGGTCACCGCCGTGGAGGCGCTGTACGGGCAGGCGCTGCTGCTCACCCGGCGTCCGCTGCGGTCCAGCGAGAGCGCCCTGCTGAACCGTTCCTTCATCAGCCTGCTGGACCACGCCATGCTCGGCCACGAGACGGCCGCCCCCGGGAAGGACGCCTAG
- a CDS encoding SulP family inorganic anion transporter, which yields MAERTGPQRQAEPGSALRRLTARWGRPVAADLTAGVVTGLFSIPEGMAYASIAGFNPVAGLYAGVAPPILGSLAAPTVLMVTTLTSAIALTGQSVVTNAGLDPHAPGTVAALTLLVGAVMLAMGALRLGVVLSFVSNAVMTGFSTGIALQIVTGVLKDATGYQPAGHNKLLQLWNWLIHLDHWQLAPTLVALATIAVWALAHAVRRLAAVALLIAMVLVSVAVGVLGTDVELVRGIARIPAALPGFSAPDWGAMPHLVGGAVSVALVALAQAAGVAPSMPNPDGSRSSVNGDFAAQGLANLGGGLFSALPSGGSLSRTGVATSAGARTRWAGVISGVFLALAVLLCGKLAERIPMPVIGGLILVIGGELIWGKRGDIVLVCRTSPLSAVAMLVTFGATTQLPLQQAIVIGAVLSLLLYCVQAARQSRLVELERDAEGAWSSTSVPVPTVLAPGRVTVLSYEGTSLFAELPRLETRLPRVDGARDAVLVLVMRTAPDVPSSAILKLIGRYAARLDAAGGRLLLAGVHPQLAEILRRTGITARLGADAVIPAVPALLEPLDQAEARGRAWITARRERRAREQA from the coding sequence GTGGCCGAGCGCACCGGACCGCAGCGCCAGGCGGAGCCGGGAAGCGCGCTGCGGCGGCTGACCGCACGGTGGGGGCGGCCGGTCGCGGCGGACCTCACCGCCGGGGTGGTCACCGGGCTGTTCAGCATCCCCGAGGGAATGGCCTACGCCTCCATCGCCGGGTTCAACCCGGTCGCCGGGCTGTACGCGGGCGTGGCGCCGCCGATCCTCGGCTCGCTGGCCGCGCCGACCGTGCTCATGGTCACCACGCTGACCAGCGCGATCGCGCTGACCGGCCAGAGCGTGGTGACGAACGCCGGGCTCGACCCGCACGCGCCCGGGACGGTCGCCGCACTCACGCTGCTGGTCGGTGCGGTGATGCTGGCCATGGGCGCGCTGCGGCTGGGCGTGGTGCTGAGCTTCGTCTCCAACGCGGTGATGACCGGCTTCTCCACCGGCATCGCGCTGCAGATCGTCACCGGGGTGCTCAAGGACGCCACCGGCTACCAGCCCGCCGGGCACAACAAGCTGCTCCAGCTGTGGAACTGGCTGATCCACCTGGACCACTGGCAGCTCGCACCGACCCTGGTGGCCCTCGCCACCATCGCCGTCTGGGCGCTGGCGCACGCGGTGCGGCGGCTGGCGGCGGTGGCCCTGCTGATCGCGATGGTGCTGGTCAGCGTGGCGGTGGGGGTGCTCGGCACGGACGTGGAGCTGGTACGCGGCATCGCCCGGATCCCGGCGGCGCTGCCCGGCTTCTCCGCGCCGGACTGGGGCGCGATGCCGCACCTGGTCGGCGGCGCGGTCTCGGTGGCCCTGGTCGCACTGGCCCAGGCCGCCGGGGTCGCGCCGTCGATGCCGAACCCGGACGGCAGCCGCTCCAGCGTCAACGGCGACTTCGCCGCGCAGGGGCTGGCCAACCTCGGCGGCGGCCTGTTCAGCGCGCTGCCGTCGGGCGGGTCGCTGTCGCGGACCGGGGTGGCCACCAGCGCCGGGGCGCGGACCCGCTGGGCCGGGGTGATCTCCGGGGTGTTCCTGGCGCTGGCGGTGCTGCTCTGCGGCAAGCTCGCCGAACGCATCCCGATGCCGGTCATCGGCGGGCTGATCCTGGTCATCGGCGGCGAGCTGATCTGGGGCAAGCGCGGCGACATCGTCCTGGTCTGCCGGACCTCGCCGCTGTCCGCCGTCGCCATGCTGGTGACCTTCGGCGCCACCACCCAGCTGCCGCTGCAACAGGCGATCGTGATCGGCGCGGTGCTGTCGCTGCTGCTGTACTGCGTCCAGGCGGCCCGGCAGAGCCGACTGGTCGAGCTGGAGCGGGACGCCGAGGGCGCCTGGTCCAGCACCAGCGTGCCGGTGCCGACGGTGCTGGCTCCGGGCCGGGTGACCGTACTCAGCTACGAGGGCACCAGCCTGTTCGCCGAACTCCCCCGGCTGGAGACCCGGCTGCCCCGGGTCGACGGCGCCCGGGACGCGGTGCTGGTACTGGTGATGCGGACCGCGCCCGACGTCCCCTCCTCGGCGATCCTCAAGCTGATCGGCCGCTACGCCGCCCGGTTGGACGCGGCGGGCGGGCGGCTGCTGCTGGCCGGGGTCCACCCGCAGCTCGCGGAGATCCTGCGGCGGACCGGGATCACCGCGCGGCTCGGCGCGGACGCGGTCATCCCGGCCGTCCCGGCGCTGCTGGAGCCGCTGGACCAGGCGGAGGCGCGGGGCCGCGCCTGGATCACGGCGCGCCGGGAGCGGCGGGCCCGGGAGCAGGCGTAG
- a CDS encoding NADP-dependent isocitrate dehydrogenase, which yields MTDSTIIYTHTDEAPALATHSFLPVVQAYASTAGVSVETRDISLAGRIIASFPERLQEGQRIHDALAELGELAKTPGANIIKLPNISASIPQLKAAVAELQAQGYALPDYPDDPKTDEDRDVRARYDKVKGSAVNPVLREGNSDRRAPLSVKNYAKAHPHRMGAWTPESKTNVAHMTAEDFRSTEKSAVVAEDGVLRIELVTADGGTTVLRASVPVLAGEVVDASVMHVAALREFFTAQVARAKAEGVLFSVHLKATMMKVSDPIIFGHVVRAFFPKTFAQYGATLAAAGLSPNDGLGAIYKGLDSLPEGAQVKASFDAELAEGPALAMVDSDRGITNLHVPSDVIVDASMPAMIRTSGHMWGPDGDEADTLAVIPDSSYAGVYQVVIDDCRAHGAFDPATMGSVPNVGLMAQAAEEYGSHDKTFEIPADGTVRVVDAAGNTVLEQPVATGDVFRMCQTKDVPIRDWVKLAVNRARATGSPAVFWLDESRAHDAQLITKVNAYLPEHDTEGLDIRILTPEQATAFSLERIRKGEDTISVTGNVLRDYLTDLFPILELGTSAKMLSVVPLINGGGLFETGAGGSAPKHVQQLLKEDYLRWDSLGEFLALAVSFEHLAQTTGNARAQVLADTLDRATGTFLNEDRSPGRKLGTIDNRGSHFYLALYWAQELAAQTGDAELAAAFAGLAKTLAEQEQTIVGELIAVQGSAVEIGGYYQPDAARATAVMRPSQTFNEAIATLG from the coding sequence GTGACTGACTCGACCATCATCTATACGCACACTGACGAGGCCCCGGCCCTGGCAACGCATTCGTTCCTGCCCGTGGTCCAGGCGTACGCCTCGACAGCGGGCGTCAGTGTGGAGACTCGCGACATCTCCCTGGCCGGGCGGATCATCGCCAGCTTCCCGGAGCGGCTCCAGGAAGGGCAGCGGATCCACGACGCCCTGGCCGAGCTGGGCGAGCTCGCCAAGACCCCCGGGGCCAACATCATCAAGTTGCCGAACATCTCGGCATCCATCCCGCAGCTCAAGGCGGCCGTCGCGGAGCTCCAGGCGCAGGGCTACGCGCTGCCGGACTACCCGGACGACCCGAAGACCGACGAGGACCGCGACGTCCGCGCGCGCTACGACAAGGTCAAGGGCAGCGCCGTCAACCCGGTGCTGCGCGAGGGCAACTCCGACCGCCGCGCGCCGCTCTCGGTCAAGAACTACGCCAAGGCGCACCCGCACCGCATGGGCGCCTGGACCCCGGAGTCCAAGACCAACGTCGCGCACATGACGGCCGAGGACTTCCGCTCCACCGAGAAGTCGGCCGTGGTCGCCGAGGACGGCGTGCTGCGGATCGAGCTGGTCACCGCCGACGGCGGCACCACGGTGCTGCGCGCCTCGGTGCCGGTGCTCGCCGGTGAGGTCGTGGACGCCTCGGTGATGCACGTGGCCGCGCTGCGCGAGTTCTTCACCGCCCAGGTCGCCCGGGCCAAGGCCGAGGGCGTGCTGTTCTCGGTGCACCTCAAGGCCACCATGATGAAGGTCTCCGACCCGATCATCTTCGGCCACGTGGTCCGCGCGTTCTTCCCGAAGACCTTCGCCCAGTACGGCGCGACGCTCGCCGCCGCCGGTCTGAGCCCCAACGACGGCCTCGGCGCCATCTACAAGGGCCTGGACTCGCTGCCCGAGGGCGCGCAGGTCAAGGCCTCGTTCGACGCCGAGCTGGCCGAGGGCCCGGCCCTGGCCATGGTCGACTCCGACCGGGGCATCACCAACCTGCACGTCCCCAGCGACGTCATCGTGGACGCCTCGATGCCCGCGATGATCCGCACCTCCGGCCACATGTGGGGCCCGGACGGCGACGAGGCCGACACCCTCGCGGTGATCCCGGACAGCAGCTACGCCGGGGTGTACCAGGTCGTCATCGACGACTGCCGCGCGCACGGCGCCTTCGACCCGGCCACCATGGGCTCGGTGCCCAACGTCGGCCTGATGGCGCAGGCGGCCGAGGAGTACGGCAGCCACGACAAGACCTTCGAGATCCCGGCCGACGGCACCGTCCGGGTGGTCGACGCCGCGGGCAACACCGTGCTGGAGCAGCCGGTGGCCACCGGCGACGTGTTCCGCATGTGCCAGACCAAGGACGTGCCGATCCGCGACTGGGTCAAGCTCGCCGTCAACCGCGCCCGCGCCACCGGCAGCCCGGCGGTGTTCTGGCTGGACGAGAGCCGCGCCCACGACGCGCAGCTGATCACCAAGGTCAACGCGTACCTGCCGGAGCACGACACCGAGGGCCTGGACATCCGGATCCTCACCCCGGAGCAGGCCACCGCGTTCTCGCTGGAGCGGATCCGCAAGGGCGAGGACACCATCTCGGTCACCGGCAACGTGCTGCGTGACTACCTGACCGACCTGTTCCCGATCCTGGAGCTGGGCACCAGCGCCAAGATGCTCTCGGTGGTCCCGCTGATCAACGGCGGCGGCCTGTTCGAGACCGGTGCGGGCGGCTCCGCGCCGAAGCACGTGCAGCAGCTGCTCAAGGAGGACTACCTCCGCTGGGACAGCCTGGGCGAGTTCCTGGCGCTGGCGGTCAGCTTCGAGCACCTGGCGCAGACCACCGGCAACGCGCGGGCCCAGGTCCTCGCCGACACGCTGGACCGGGCGACCGGTACGTTCCTGAACGAGGACCGTTCGCCGGGCCGCAAGCTGGGCACCATCGACAACCGGGGCAGCCACTTCTACCTGGCGCTGTACTGGGCGCAGGAGCTGGCCGCGCAGACCGGGGACGCGGAGCTGGCCGCCGCGTTCGCGGGCCTCGCCAAGACCCTGGCGGAGCAGGAGCAGACCATCGTCGGCGAGCTGATCGCCGTCCAGGGCTCCGCGGTCGAGATCGGCGGCTACTACCAGCCGGACGCCGCCCGGGCGACGGCGGTCATGCGTCCGTCGCAGACCTTCAACGAGGCGATCGCCACCCTCGGCTGA